Genomic segment of Mixophyes fleayi isolate aMixFle1 unplaced genomic scaffold, aMixFle1.hap1 Scaffold_1719, whole genome shotgun sequence:
cagcttaggtattgcaaagcaagtttgtacatgggtttccaaatggcctgcttttcttcccagtaaggaaagggactgtctgacatttccatatcaactacctcttgaaagtaatcctccaccatcctttgcatgtttatactcatattggatggagttatgggcaaagtgacacatttttttgaaaaatccttcaaaccagcccagatgttaaattgttctcgtctgccccctgtgtcttccctgcttcttttttggaaatttaattttttacgagcaacagcttgagaaagtgaaggaggacacgtcgtcaagccgaggcccagttcagcggccaacttgctgagcaatagctccttgcaaaagttcacatctcgctcatttacaagtaaagactcaatgtaggttttaaaccttggatcaagcacagtggccaaaacgtactgatccgagttcaagatcttaataactcgaggatcattgtgaagcgaattaagtacttgatcgacaaggccaacatactttgctgaattgcttgctttcagctcctccttcattttctcaagctgcttttccaatagtctaattaaaggaatgacttggctcaaactagcagagtctgcactgacctcacatgtcacaacttcaaatggtttcagcaccttgcacagcactgaaaggattccccactgtgcaagagtgaaatacatcccccctcctttcccaatgtcatgacttgtgcaatatgcttggatggctttgcgctgttcctccatcctctgaaacatgtacagggtggaattccaccgagttaccacctcttgcttaagttggtggcagggcaagttaaactgctcttggagctgctgtaatctcctacatgctgtggctgaatgcctgaaatggcctgaaattttacgggccaccgaaagcatctcctgcacctcacggttatttcgtaggaagctctgcaccaccaagttgatggtgtgagcaaaacagggaatatgttggaaatcacccagctgtaatgctcgcactatattgttggcgttatctgaaatgacataccctggggagagtcagagtggtataagccatgcatcaatcacatctctcagtttgcgtaacaaattgtcagccgtatgcctgttagtgaagccggtgatacaaagagtggcctgcctgtgacaaatgttacgtagtggtgtacatgctgctgctgttcctgctggtgaaggtgaatgaccaacccagtgggctgtcacagtcatatagtctttggtttggccacttccacttgtccacatatctgtggttaagtgaacagtgggcagaatggcatttttcagcgcaatctctacatttttacacactttttggtatagttgtggaatagctttacgggagaaatggtgtcgcgatggaattctgtaacgcggacacaaaacctcaattaactgtgaaaaaccagctgcgtttattgtggagattggacgcagatctaacactaacattgcagccatggcgtctgtgattcgcttggcgactgggtgactgctgtcatatttgcttcccctcgcaaatgattgtttcacagttaattgctgaaatgtaggactgctcattttattaacctgcctctgggatgacgattcacccccagcagcagcaacagcagcagcaggactaacgctttcttcagaggaatcaataatagtgccggagtcatccagccttaagtgggatgccgggctaactccgagcgctactgaggatattgatgaggatggtgtggtgggtgtattttgtagccgtcggtatgtcggtgagcggagggtcttagctgatgagggagtgcttgtattcttttgggaagaactttcagcttttcccaacactttgccatgaactctcgttaaatggcgtaacatagacgaggttccaagatggttaaggtccctccctcgactgactgtggcttcacatacactacaaatggctatacaattgttgtctggatttgggtagaaataattccacacataagaagtggatttttttgttttatgcccaggcatgacaatggcctttttcttgtcacgtgccagaactgctgccactggtgcaggacttacacaaacaacctcatcctcatcaacatcctcattagcgccctcgtcgcctacacaaatctcccctcatcctcttctaattccaaagtggcatcctcaatttgggtatcaccggctacactcgggctattaaggcacacatcagcagaatgctcacgattagacatcccactgttggatggactctccacagggattgttgtcatttgtgaatcagagcaaatattctcctgtaatgcctcactggtatcttgcagctcagctttgacgcgtaacagtagttgtgcaccaaattgtagcctgggtaactttttgggatctgccactaatagccaaaggtgaaggcctcattctctctttgccactgcgtgtgtagaatggcatgcttgcaattttttttttatcgtcacttaacttttgctcagttacacttctttttcgcttcaatacagtaaatttttttttggtttttgttttttgcactaatttgaaaacactctgttgtttgacatcgccttggccagatgacgtactgggaacactaacatcaggactggtgacagaacctggttgctcatttagatcatatgtggactgctttgaatccattctgagcgcaaaccactgaggagtgctaaaaattattgagtagatactgctgacagatatgacttttgacagccagaaatattaatgcacaattagggaggacaccccaaaaacactgaggagtgctaaaaattattgagtagatactgctgacagatatgacttttgacagccagaaatattaatgcacaattagggaggacaccccaaaaacactgaggtgtgctacaaattattgagtagatactgctgacagatatgacttttgacagccagaaaatattaatgcacaattagggaggacaccccaaaaacactgaggagtgctaaaaaattattgagtagatactgctgacagatatgacttttgacagccagaaatattaatgcacaattagggaggacaccccaaaaacactgaggtgtgctacaaattatttagtagatactgctgacagatatgacttttgacagccagaaaatattaatgcacaattatgggggacaccccaaaagcgctggggagtgccaaatatgaggaaaaaataataaacctctatcctcctctctgcactagcgattttggttagagcaattgcaagaacaatatggtattctctgtccctgctctaattagcctatgactacaccctgctctctccctctgtcaaatggcgatggattgctgtggaggcgtgtatttataaagttgaagtatcgcgagaaccgagtcccgagatccgacgacgtcacaatgacgttcgtgcctcgatttggattcggaatgggcgggagagtaccgagctgctcagctcggtactcggatacccaaagttcgggtgggttcggttctcggagaaccggacccgcccatctctagttaataggcagaaagttcttctcctgtttcctcctgttcaactccggtataactccgaattatgctgtttaaattttttgtttcacacttgtatctatacacacttagaactatacacactaactatacagccatcactggctttgcagccattctactttgaatatatctgagccacagtgagcacccgctatcagccatctcttaaattatcggatacactacggacatttatttaccagaacacatcagtaatgggatggaaatgctgtactccgcctagtttacatttttatgaatgtcacattcacatgcagataagaatatctgataggtgtttgggggatgaatctctgtactgtgtattaaactgcataccattgatttacctctttattgcaccaaacctctttacttgttaacttaacacctaaaaccttatctataatataatcacactgacaacaacttgattttggtaaaaaaacaggtcccagttttttaaacaataaaagtatggtggcggcgagagcaatcagcccgggcttacaaggacgtgcccccataaagcaggacgagggtcccccacacaaagggaaTAAGGGCCAGGTTGCTTCGAAGGGGttgtgacatgcggccaatcagcgataccatcgtgtgaattagccgctgattgaaacatctccacattacctcagtcttagaagacaatacattacattgtcaattaattacattttcttctgttaccaggtgaccaaacaaactctggtagcagccccatcacggtagtcccattgtctctttggacctctgtctctcaagctgaccgcgttagcctgcatagctgtccaggaagatgaggggggttcgggcgagtggagagtgtcgcaggcccctctgcaaaaccacaacaaacagaatcaggtaattacccttattgtgtacaatatagaatataacaccactagacttgtgtatattcctgtaccattgttcactctctacccttgttttcttttccaggattaaatggataactccaaatcaatttggtttaagatattttattcactttttcttagatgcggagccaccaccactgtgagtgaccagtcagaggagcaggaggaggagctgtgagagatcccgccctcctcaccgcctgctggtcctgcacattgtccatctgtgcggtcactggaagcaatagataaatgggacaagaccaccaaagagctcctaataaccatcaatcgcagccttcggtagaagaagcaccaggaaggagtgccaattagcacggagaagaagggcctgatggagagcattttgaacgctataaatgggtttggccaatccctgcagccatactgaatcggcTGCTCGCCGTGGCTCCAGAACCTTCCCCACATGTGACCCCAGtgagcctgagcctaaggaagcagaggactcaggacctggctctgctcctacagcccccagctgaaataacagcaacatattgtaaaaaatatataaaaattataaactgcataacctggatgtgtttcactctcttaaccataacctcctaatgacatatacaagcttacttaacttatctaacaataaagacactgagacatatgaaagtggctaaagaaggtcacagtttattaattattaaataaatggcggtgaaagtgaaccgtgagacagctaaatcaaactaatatttggaaccaagcgtggatggctgactccacgtacccgggacacatccttaactgcctggccaacgctaattctgacgtcagagtgactaagccccctcccgactacgcaatggccgccctcagatgcgggccaagggatcctcatcaaaaaggactgcgtcacgttcctggatggggatagcacctgtggtcaaacagcgataacgctgtaacgatcagccactgcccacagtgacttcctaccaactgtgcctgctctgtgacgtggggaggaaccaaattaaaactcatacgccacggaagcagggaggtcaataaagggcatgggtgggtgggatctcgagcagtaaatgagaaaggacatgtgacatgctaggacttatatagacagatctccaggcactccccttccttcTTCACTGGTTGGCCTGGGAGTGTGGCATCTTacttgcaggtaaggttaacctcacttactgccacatatatatgcgtctaagtgctttcgtccatatgagagtacaggttgttcatagtcatgatgggcaacatgttcagatgagtagataaaatatattctgcatagtgaaacgtgtgttgagtccattgtgaattttttttgctaaagaatctgctataaaacacatcgcagccacattctcctgcagcgtgtatacatcatggactaaaagtatcattccaaatttcaatggtttaggccatcaattactatatatttagattatacttacagctgaagtgttgctgaatcacataataatcgtccgtttctgcaagaagctcctatatgtcaggaaaaggagatagaacatttctttttttaaaaaaagtagtaataaaaatgatattaattaaaaataacatagaaaacatttagcataatatataaatcatatgaagCCAGAGTACCACTGACACATGCGGGatggataccatctacatgtaggagcagaaatcgacattcgggcagaacaggcaatgtttttccagtcttcaaatgtccagttttggtgagcctgtgccgctgtagtccatagtttcctgacgtgtttggccccctccagacctttagtcacacccctctcccagactacacttgccgaaagtaggcaagtatgctgtaatctgtgatgtaactgcattataacattgatgttttgctaaactgcattattacaggtgtaatacgcagcttactgtgttttcccctccaagatccacattattttctgggtagaaaatatactgaaaagttaatgtcctctgaatatttttataaatactcccatcctctcgctggtcaatttcttgccatttcttttccaattcttggtccctgtcctgatataatgacatttattaaagattggggggtacatagggggaggcaaactggggcagctgtcgcaggcagcaatatttagggggcaatagaacaaaaactattattattttcaaaatgccaactttcttggtgcagatataaaatataaatggtatttactttggtagctctaataatctaataatgcttaaaatgaaaatatttgtcttttataatgtacacaaatcatatacaaatgtttatggtagatgtctttcttaacattaatgaattaatttaacacaggAAACCGCAGTTggggcagactattctgtagcaggtgaaatgggtgtcggatggttttgtgaaaatgtgaattagttaaatatactatattttagtttccagccatcacctcttgatttacaatgggcaaattgaagattcggcggcacaaatgcagctctggaaccgcagtggtttttacagctgcagtctcagttaatgttataggtttgcagggcagaatggtcacagttatagaggaattgacatctgcacacaacggAGGAGGCGTTTGGTGGAGTCAGGGCGTTCGGTTCCTGGCGCGTCACAGAGTAGGTACACCGAtgcacctcattttgcagagcagcgctatgaacgagatttgaaatgattgtaatgaggTGTGTCCTTGCCAGGTGCGGGCCTTTCCCACTCTGcaaatgaattttaattttacaccagctcagaactgggagtactcagccgtccgcactagtattcggaacttaaactagccccctagttggagcaagagatacatcagtaaaccagcgtacttctgtgtgcacctgagtttgtcttggacatgactgtacgagaacacccttactgtatattgcctacgtgtgttcgcccattccccaccctgttcactcccctaaaatcggtggctgtagtaagtgtctttgcactcataggtgacttggacgtggctgcgttcaatTGCGTACCGTCCGGGTCTAGGCAAGCGcagggtattttctgctgacgatagcacccatttgcgggatacgttccttaatgactcaaacctaaggtgtgcattgaatgaggcaTCTGATTGACcctgaatcacagctatcaatttagatgcttcatttttatccacattactgaccataggagatggaataccctggacaactgcattcctctgtactgaaaacagtcttccttccaagcttcacttccacaacccaagtcccctggaatctgccataatccacagactagactagcttagagagtcgcagacatattctcacattgaaacagtgtaatagtcacaaacagtctggggtatctgcagtatgcatgaccagtatccttgaagaagaggggcaagtgCAGCATTTGGAGGGGGGGATTTGTaatgtaaatggtgtcgtaaaatgatcacaggggaaaacacatgatattcatttttcctattttgccatctctttttgcctattaaaagtatttaccactttgagatttttacacaattttactttctaacatcatagaatcataatggatttatcccagaatccctcccactgataaaaacataacagtccacaatgccaaaacaaaatagctaaacatttttcttaagtaattacaaatataaaacagacaacgattgcttgagcattttgcccaagtaaaccctgctgtaattagttgtcttcagaggtcacataagtaattggatcccacctgtgtacaattagtgtttcacgtaatctgaaaataaacacacgtgtctgtgagaggtcctacagttggtcaaagcttcatcatgaagttcaaagaaaattcaaatagaacatgttaatgatcagcactggtcagaagaaggttataatgagatttccaaactgtttaccatcccccagagcactatcacatccatcataaagaaattaagataatgtggcacagctgtgaatttgtctagaacaaaactgaatatccctccgagaagggcacttgtcagggtacccaccaagaggagcctggcagctctgtcagtttagATTTCCATTTCAGAGTTGATAGAAACTATCCATAGGACAACAGTAGCCTGCCTACATGAAATCTTGcctagaatttgtctgaaagcatggggaagatgtttataccaagtggagaaagattatctgtcctgatgagaccaagattgaatGTTTGGCTTCAATGCCAGGCAGAAATCTAACGCAGCACGTGATTCCAAAAGAACGAtccctacattgaatcatgctggtggtataatgttatgggatttttcctctgcatcaaggactggaaaacttgataaaatcgagggcaaattgagtggactaagatgtagccaaatcttgcaggaaaacctgctgcagtcaacagccggtcagtgagccgaagcgtacagcaaatgccacattggagtggcttaaataccaagcaaatcattgatccagagtagcccggtcaaagctaagtcacattcccaatctgtggaatggtttgaaaatttcccaccaagggtcctcttgtaactgaaaatgacaaagcagaattggcgaaaattgcagtttcttggtgtgcaaagcaggtagaagattgcccaaatatactcacggctttaattcctgctaaatgagtttctaccaagtataaaaataagggtgtgaatatatatgcaaccagtcattttttttttgcaattatttaaactaaagctttagagatgtattttatatttgtcaaatgtatttagatcggtgttaagaattaccatataaattcattttgattacataatataagagaagaaaataaaataaaatgggaagagtgggggagggggtgaacacttttatataacactgtatataacagacacacatggatggtatatatgggtcagtggtgggattcaaaaaaattaacaacaggttctatgtcctaatgaccattttaactataccaaaagataaaccgaaaggtagtctaacaattcacgcattaaatactgcaataagaacagtaaaagaggtaaagacaactagattatgtgtaacgtaagattttaaatattaaatacctcataaacagttagtgaagatatttccatattgctgtttgattggcgtcctcacttgcaattttctttgcttttatccgagcatcatcagctgtgtgatttacccttaaccatctttgcactgtaggagtaggattccattccttcagcggtAGGCCGATAAGACCGATAATCATAATGTTTGATATATTGGAAACAGTTAGCCGACTTCTCTTCTCAGAACATATAATGTTCATCTTTGAAAAACCCCTTTCTGCTTCTGCTGAACTTACAGCAATTGTTCTGACAATATTTCTAGCTCTTTGAACACTTTCAGGAATTGAATAGTTCTCgttgctttttaacacattttccacAAAATCTCGATACTCATTAATCTCAATTTggtaattgaaaaatgtattaaatacatgcaATTGCTCTTCAGCTGCTTTCCATGGAACTATTACTTCTTCAATATTCCAGTAATCTGGCTCCAAAAACTTGAGAAATTGTAATGCATTATTATCATCAAATTGGCTACAACTTGCTTTTAAATGGCCACAATccattaatctttttttaaaattcgtTACAATGCCTTGTAAGAGTGTTTTCCGAGGAAGGCCAACAAACCGATGATTTTCTACAAAATCGATTTTTTTGTAGCTTTCTgaagtaattaattcattaaccTTTTTTTCGTATGGACCCTTTTCTTTTTCAAGCATTTCAAATGCTTTAATAGATCGAATCACAAGCTTTTCAGCCTTTATTATGTCGGTATTTCTTGCTTGCAGTGCATTGGAAAGCAGAGAAATTTCGTGTAAAATATCAATCATTAATGccaaatcagttaaaaaaaatatatttttaagacggGTAGCCATACCCAAGTACTTGGCATTTGAAGAAAAATAGTGATGTAGTGCAGGATAAGCGCGCCACACAGCTAGGGTTGACCTTAAACTACAGGCAGCCCATCTTGGTCCCAAAATTCTACCAATCTTAATAATTTCAATTCCAAGTTGTTCGGATATTTTGGTAAGTTCAATCTGGTTCTTATTGGATTGATGAAAAATAGTATATATCTTATCAAGGAATATTTTGAAATGATTTACttgctttatttcctttattgaGTCATCTAAAACAAGTTGGAGGCGATGGTTTAAACAGTGCCATATTATTATGTTTGGGAAGTCTTTTGTGATCCTAGTGCTCACTCCAGATTTTCGCCCAAGCATAACACTTGCACCATCAGAGCAAAATCCgattaaatttttttgtaagtaGTTCTTGGTAAGCCCAATTTTATGTAAGCTTTCCAGAACTGAAGAACATATTgtctctgcatcttgtttttccaATTCAACTAGCTCAACAAAAATTGTTGGAGATGAAACTGAGTCCTCAACTTTTAAGAACAGTGTTATAACTGGTTTGCAAGATATAGTTGAAGCTTCAtcaataatcaaacatattttcttatcttttgcagtaattttactaaatatttcttttttaatttccttggcAATAAAATCTACTATTTTCACAGCAGTTTTACGTGAATGCAATCCTATTCCCATATCTAATCCATTTTTCATTTGCAGTTCGATCTCATCTTCTATGTCtgaaaatggtttacatctttttgtcaggctgtaaattgtattaaatactctacaagtagtactgaaatattttttattcattgtatcTACTACGTTTGTTATAGTATCCTGCTCACGTATTTTAAAGTTGTCTTTACAAATGTTATGAGCCTTTgatgaaaaatgttctttcatttttttccttagaGAAGCTTGTTGTACCATTCTGTTTTTCCCTGATGCCTCAATCTGAAAACCTTTCCACTCTTTTGACACATGAACACTTTTCTCTTTTATGAAATCATATTTCGCACAATACTCACAACCTAACTTTTTGTTACAAATGCCCAGGcattcatatttttctttaaaatttttatattgttgcacTGACCAGCATTCCGGAAGACTGTCTGCAATATTGGAGTTGTTgtgattttctatttcaattgacGTGCTGCTTTCTTCACACTGTATTGGTTGTGCTAGTGACTGTGTTGAACCTTCCAAGGGCAATTCTGATACAACAGCGGAATCTgactttgttttcttattgaaaaaATCTCTCAAAGTATGTTGCCTTTTCATCCTTGTTTCAAGggctacataaaaaacattaaaaaaattgtatataatagcatttatttatggacatggaaGTAGAAGCATACATCTCAGCCTCACTCTAAGTACAGAAATCATGGTCCCATGGCAGCATGAAGAATCTTCATCATACTACTGCGCCATTTTGATTCCCCCCTCCACCACTACAGGCTAATTAAAAtggctcctctcctctctggccaGCCCTCAGCCAGCCCAGCAACCAGCCCAGCCATACTGACAGCCCCTGAGCTAACCTTCTCCTCCTCAGCAAGCTAGCAGCAGCCTTCAGCCGCCCTTCCCCTCTCTTGCCACATTAAACACTGCAGTGAAAATAATGTGCCTCAAAGCAAAGGTGTTAGTCTCGTtccatatatatacaaataaaataacaatcagcTCTCATGTTGATAAAAGGAAAACAGTGCAATCCGTTACTTACATATAAGTTTAGTAGAATCCAATTCCGCCTGATGTCACCACAACGGAGACTACCGCACTGCGTGTCCAAACTTTACACCTTCCAAGTTTTTTCACAGTAGCGGTGTGCCCCAAGTTCTATTCAAATATGAAGGCGAGTGTACTCCTCACTGTTTAGCCCTCTTTCCGCCTCATAATCAAGCAGACGTATGTAGGTTGAAAGATTCCAATTCTGTTCACTGTCACCTCGCGGGAACCATCAAAAACGTATAGTGGTCAAATTAACCTCCAGAGATACCTGTAATAGCGCGGTATCCCAAATGCTGTTGCAGTGTAAAACAAGTGGTCTCCTCGTTAGTCACGCTCCTTCCTCTCACAGATCGAGTAGACAGATGGATCttgaataaaataactttattttacatacagATAATGACAGTTTACACGCTGTCATCAAAgtaaaaaactgtttaaaatgtCAAGTGCCAAAGTATCAAATGATAGCGGACCTCTGCGTTTCGTTCTAtaaagaactttttcaagagctaTTAAAACTGATTTCTCCAGGCcagcaggcagggccggactgggactaaaaatcagccctggcatttacagcacacaggcccacctgctgtgggctccatgcacaataTAGTTGGACGCTGAAATggtgttgctggtgcagtccaacatgaagcaacagccagtatttttcttatgtgcaaaataataaactaatttgcaccccttgcattgtaacatggtttgttcaggagcaaacttacttcttattttgctttgctttcctcattgactcaggcccatataatttaacacaatagacgtaaattcaaaatgaaaaaataaaaatcattctaaaataaataactaatccgGCACGTAGCATACACTAAAAGACTAAATCAGCACAAATACTGCACAACCAACAATGTGTTT
This window contains:
- the LOC142118379 gene encoding E3 SUMO-protein ligase KIAA1586-like, which codes for YECLGICNKKLGCEYCAKYDFIKEKSVHVSKEWKGFQIEASGKNRMVQQASLRKKMKEHFSSKAHNICKDNFKIREQDTITNVVDTMNKKYFSTTCRVFNTIYSLTKRCKPFSDIEDEIELQMKNGLDMGIGLHSRKTAVKIVDFIAKEIKKEIFSKITAKDKKICLIIDEASTISCKPVITLFLKVEDSVSSPTIFVELVELEKQDAETICSSVLESLHKIGLTKNYLQKNLIGFCSDGASVMLGRKSGVSTRITKDFPNIIIWHCLNHRLQLVLDDSIKEIKQVNHFKIFLDKIYTIFHQSNKNQIELTKISEQLGIEIIKIGRILGPRWAACSLRSTLAVWRAYPALHHYFSSNAKYLGMATRLKNIFFLTDLALMIDILHEISLLSNALQARNTDIIKAEKLVIRSIKAFEMLEKEKGPYEKKVNELITSESYKKIDFVENHRFVGLPRKTLLQGIVTNFKKRLMDCGHLKASCSQFDDNNALQFLKFLEPDYWNIEEVIVPWKAAEEQLHVFNTFFNYQIEINEYRDFVENVLKSNENYSIPESVQRARNIVRTIAVSSAEAERGFSKMNIICSEKRSRLTVSNISNIMIIGLIGLPLKEWNPTPTVQRWLRVNHTADDARIKAKKIASEDANQTAIWKYLH